From one Lycium barbarum isolate Lr01 chromosome 6, ASM1917538v2, whole genome shotgun sequence genomic stretch:
- the LOC132598992 gene encoding uncharacterized protein LOC132598992 isoform X1, with protein sequence MLPTTSKGRTSSNVRPNSVLPQYLRKIIKWQQMDVEYTFWQMLHLCTSPKVVYQHTKYHKQTKNQWARDDPAFIVICTLLLVVATLAYCAAYDHSAGHAVFVVISVLLFHFILTGATLATCCWFLTNNYLREEAPSSHAVEQRVEWQVQNLSITNSSYTQLYAFDVHCNSFFPMFVLLYVIHYFLSPVLVAHGFIPVLLSNLLFMVGAAYYHYLNFLGYDVLPFLEKTTFFLYPIGIVIVLSPIFILIGFNPSRHFMNIYFSRVL encoded by the exons ATGTTGCCTACAACTTCGAAAGGTCGAACGAGCTCTAATGTCCGACCCAATTCAGTATTGCCTCAGTACCTTCGCAAAATTATCAAG TGGCAACAGATGGACGTCGAATATACCTTTTGGCAAATGCTTCATCTATGCACCTCCCCTAAAGTAGT ATATCAGCACACAAAGTACCACAAGC AAACAAAGAACCAGTGGGCACGTGATGATCCTGCGTTTATTGTTATATGCACTCTTCTGTTGGTGGTTGCTACTCTAGCATACTGTGCAGC GTATGATCATAGTGCAGGACATGCTGTTTTTGTAGTTATCTCAGTATTGCTTTTTCATTTTATACTCACTGGAGCTACTTTGGCAACATGTTGCTG GTTCCTAACCAACAACTACCTTCGAGAGGAAGCTCCAAGCAGCCATGCCGTGGAACAGCGGGTAGAATGGCAAGTTCAGAACCTCTCCATAACAAACTCTTCATATACTCA GTTGTATGCGTTTGATGTCCACTGCAACTCTTTCTTCCCTATGTTTGTTTTGCTTTACG TCATACATTATTTTCTCTCCCCTGTTTTGGTAGCTCATGGTTTCATTCCTGTTTTGCTGTCAAATTTGCTCTTCATGGTCGGAGCTGCCTATTATCATTACCTCAACTTTCTAGGTTATGATG TATTGCCCTTTTTGGAGAAGACAACATTCTTCCTGTATCCAATTGGCATTGTTATCGTCCTTTCACCCATCT TTATTTTGATTGGCTTCAATCCATCAAGACACTTCATGAATATCTACTTCAGCAGAGTGTTATGA
- the LOC132598992 gene encoding uncharacterized protein LOC132598992 isoform X2 encodes MLPTTSKGRTSSNVRPNSVLPQYLRKIIKWQQMDVEYTFWQMLHLCTSPKVVYQHTKYHKQTKNQWARDDPAFIVICTLLLVVATLAYCAAYDHSAGHAVFVVISVLLFHFILTGATLATCCWFLTNNYLREEAPSSHAVEQRVEWLYAFDVHCNSFFPMFVLLYVIHYFLSPVLVAHGFIPVLLSNLLFMVGAAYYHYLNFLGYDVLPFLEKTTFFLYPIGIVIVLSPIFILIGFNPSRHFMNIYFSRVL; translated from the exons ATGTTGCCTACAACTTCGAAAGGTCGAACGAGCTCTAATGTCCGACCCAATTCAGTATTGCCTCAGTACCTTCGCAAAATTATCAAG TGGCAACAGATGGACGTCGAATATACCTTTTGGCAAATGCTTCATCTATGCACCTCCCCTAAAGTAGT ATATCAGCACACAAAGTACCACAAGC AAACAAAGAACCAGTGGGCACGTGATGATCCTGCGTTTATTGTTATATGCACTCTTCTGTTGGTGGTTGCTACTCTAGCATACTGTGCAGC GTATGATCATAGTGCAGGACATGCTGTTTTTGTAGTTATCTCAGTATTGCTTTTTCATTTTATACTCACTGGAGCTACTTTGGCAACATGTTGCTG GTTCCTAACCAACAACTACCTTCGAGAGGAAGCTCCAAGCAGCCATGCCGTGGAACAGCGGGTAGAATG GTTGTATGCGTTTGATGTCCACTGCAACTCTTTCTTCCCTATGTTTGTTTTGCTTTACG TCATACATTATTTTCTCTCCCCTGTTTTGGTAGCTCATGGTTTCATTCCTGTTTTGCTGTCAAATTTGCTCTTCATGGTCGGAGCTGCCTATTATCATTACCTCAACTTTCTAGGTTATGATG TATTGCCCTTTTTGGAGAAGACAACATTCTTCCTGTATCCAATTGGCATTGTTATCGTCCTTTCACCCATCT TTATTTTGATTGGCTTCAATCCATCAAGACACTTCATGAATATCTACTTCAGCAGAGTGTTATGA
- the LOC132598994 gene encoding uncharacterized protein LOC132598994, producing MSSSGRDLQVVPATGRQVAALPPRPPAPPSSTALVEYTPPAANPEDEDLEIKLRRILECVPVRVSNTSGSSAGSGSGDFHQYRQMRRREQDRLARMDVDYQRRKEIAEFNLRREEKLKATEERTAKKRARRQKKKQRKKEKKSSSGAGGEENHREELSGDDEADSDNN from the exons ATGTCATCGTCGGGTCGAGATTTACAGGTGGTTCCTGCGACGGGGAGGCAGGTGGCTGCCCTACCTCCTCGACCTCCAGCTCCTCCTTCTTCCACCGCACTTGTGGAATACACGCCACCTGCGGCTAATCCTGAAGATGAGGATCTGGAGATCAAGCTACGTCGTATACTTGAATGTGTGCCTGTTAGGGTTAGCAATACTTCTGGTAGTTCTGCCGGTTCTGGCTCTGGCGACTTTCATCAG TATCGGCAGATGAGACGGAGAGAACAAGACCGGCTTGCAAGGATGGATGTTGACTACCAGAGAAGGAAAGAGATTGCTGAATTCAACTTGAGAAGAGAAGAAAAATTAAAAGCTACAGAAGAGCGGACAGCAAAAAAACGTGCAAGGCGGCAGAAGAAAAAGCAgaggaagaaggagaagaagagtaGTTCTGGTGCAGGCGGAGAAGAAAACCATAGGGAAGAGTTGTCCGGTGATGATGAAGCTGACTCCGACAACAACTAA
- the LOC132598993 gene encoding reticulon-like protein B11 has protein sequence MGDNRQSFVHHSLGGGPVADMLLWRRWCASVTLLVSSTALWILFEKAGYNVLSFIANVMLLLVVILFFWAKSASLLNRPLPPIPDLEVHEESVVKAADSMRVWINHVLMIAHDIAIGGNLKLFVKVALGLWLISYVGSFFNLLTFIYMGILFSLSVPLLYDKYQDQIDDKLIIAQKVIQTQYRKIDENVLRKISRSSNKEKKTQ, from the exons ATGGGAGATAATCGTCAGTCTTTTGTCCATCATTCTCTTGGTGGCGGCCCag TGGCGGATATGCTGTTGTGGAGGAGATGGTGTGCTAGTGTTACTCTTCTTGTTAGTTCCACTGCGCTTTGGATTCTGTTTGAGAAAGCTGGCTATAATGTCCTTTCCTTTATTGCCAATGTTATGTTGCTTCTAGTTGTTATTCTCTTCTTCTGGGCTAAATCTGCCTCGCTTCTTAACAG GCCTTTACCTCCGATCCCTGATTTGGAGGTTCACGAGGAATCTGTGGTGAAGGCTGCTGACTCGATGCGTGTTTGGATCAATCATGTCCTGATGATTGCCCATGATATTGCTATTGGTGGGAATTTAAAACTTTTTGTTAAG GTTGCTCTTGGATTGTGGCTGATATCTTATGTTGGTAGTTTTTTCAACTTGCTCACTTTCATCTACATGG GAATTCTTTTTAGCTTGTCTGTGCCTCTGTTGTATGACAAGTACCAAGATCAAATTGATGACAAGCTTATTATAGCACAAAAGGTCATTCAGACACAGTACAGGAAAATTGACGAGAATGTACTGAGAAAGATTTCAAGGTCTTCAAATAAGGAAAAGAAGACTCAGTAA